A window of Dromiciops gliroides isolate mDroGli1 chromosome X, mDroGli1.pri, whole genome shotgun sequence contains these coding sequences:
- the LOC122733760 gene encoding E3 ubiquitin-protein ligase RNF170-like: MAKQPPKAHGLQTEDSLIEGVSDQVLVAVLLGFAFLAVVGYALLRNAQQHIHPNNRELVRVLREQLHREQDPPAPRPQFYTDLSCPICLHHASLPIETNCGHLFCGNCLIAYWRYGSWLGMVSCPICRQTVTLLFPVFAEDVHSVDARRLHQDIHDYNRRFSGQPRSVMDRLLDLPTLLRHAFRELFSVGGLFWMFRIRIVLCLVGAFFYLISPLDLVPEGLFGILGFLDDFFVIFLLLIYISIMYREVITQRLNR, translated from the coding sequence ATGGCCAAGCAGCCCCCTAAGGCGCACGGTTTGCAAACCGAGGACTCTCTCATCGAAGGAGTCAGTGACCAGGTGCTCGTGGCCGTACTGCTTGGTTTTGCTTTCCTGGCTGTCGTGGGTTATGCCCTTCTAAGAAATGCCCAGCAGCACATCCACCCCAACAACCGGGAGCTAGTCAGGGTGCTGAGAGAACAACTCCACAGGGAGCAAGATCCTCCGGCCCCTCGACCTCAGTTCTACACGGACCTGTCCTGCCCCATCTGTTTACATCATGCCTCTCTTCCCATCGAAACCAACTGTGGCCACCTCTTCTGCGGCAACTGCCTTATTGCTTACTGGCGTTATGGTTCGTGGCTCGGGATGGTCAGTTGTCCCATCTGTCGACAAACTGTGACTTTGCTATTTCCTGTGTTTGCTGAAGATGTCCATTCTGTCGATGCCCGGCGTTTACATCAAGATATTCATGACTACAACCGACGGTTCTCGGGACAGCCCCGGTCTGTTATGGACAGACTTTTGGATCTCCCCACTCTGCTAAGGCATGCATTCCGGGAACTGTTTTCGGTGGGCGGACTTTTCTGGATGTTTCGCATCAGGATTGTCCTGTGTTTAGTGGGAGCCTTTTTCTACCTGATATCACCTTTGGATTTGGTTCCCGAAGGCTTGTTTGGGATTCTGGGGTTTCTGGACGATTTCTTTGTCATCTTTCTCTTGCTTATTTACATCTCTATCATGTATAGGGAGGTAATAACACAAAGGTTGAACAGATGA